In Phaseolus vulgaris cultivar G19833 chromosome 10, P. vulgaris v2.0, whole genome shotgun sequence, a single genomic region encodes these proteins:
- the LOC137818726 gene encoding uncharacterized protein, with translation MEAKQHKQLTLEITIMSGENISVDQNSVTEMNVVVRAESLNCCRTKMVNGDDGVHAWNEKLLLEVPSYARSLTFEVQCNKYKEFRPVGVARIALSDLLCGKNNNVLSQMFCYGLRNWEGRRNGVIHFWVKVVDNLSAETKQEKDIKMVNCRGIENEVTGSDVVIGIPVNWCTNQMVV, from the coding sequence ATGGAGGCAAAACAACACAAACAACTCACCTTGGAGATCACAATTATGTCGGGAGAAAACATAAGTGTGGATCAAAATTCAGTGACAGAGATGAATGTTGTTGTTCGTGCAGAGTCTTTGAATTGTTGCAGAACCAAAATGGTGAATGGAGATGATGGAGTGCATGCATGGAATGAGAAATTATTGTTAGAGGTTCCTTCATATGCAAGATCTCTTACGTTTGAGGTCCAATGCAACAAATACAAAGAATTTCGTCCTGTTGGGGTAGCAAGGATTGCTCTTTCGGATCTACTTTgtggaaaaaataataatgttttatCCCAAATGTTTTGTTACGGTTTGAGAAACTGGGAGGGTCGACGTAACGGTGTTATTCATTTCTGGGTGAAGGTTGTGGATAATTTATCTGCAGAAACAAAACAAGAGAAAGACATAAAGATGGTGAATTGTAGAGGAATTGAGAATGAAGTTACAGGGAGTGATGTTGTGATTGGCATTCCAGTTAATTGGTGCACAAACCAAATGGTTGTTTGA